The stretch of DNA CGAAAATCGGTCATGTGGAAAATATTCTCAGTACTCAATATTCGGCTAATACGATGGGCAAGGAACACTTACAAACGGTTTAAGGGCAGTTGGCGCAAAGCTCACAAAGCTTTAAAGCAATTGCAGAAACGACAACCGAATCTATTTGTTCACTGGCGGCATGGCTATACGATTTAGACTGAATGAGAAGAGCCGTATGAGTCGAGAGGTTCACGTACGGTTCTGTGAGAGGCTGGGGGTGAAATTCCCCGACCTACTCGACCCAACAGTTGAACAACTCACTCCACCACCAATTTCCCACTACTCACTTCTCTCCCTTCAATCCTCACCCGATACAAATACAATCCACTTTCCCAACCTTCAACATTCAAGTCCATTTCCAAATCACCAATCTCCAATCTCCAATTCCCCATTTCTCTCCCCTGCAAATCATACACATCCAAAACCGCTTCCTTTCCTTTCGGCAGCCGATGCTGAAAAGTCACTCGATTTTGGGCAGGGTTGGGATAAAAATGGGTGGGATAATGAGTCGTCACTTCGTACTGAATTGAAGTAGTCAAAATACTGTCGCAATTGGCGGGCTGACAGGTGTTGCCGAGGCTGTCTACTTTGAGAACCCAACCGTCTTGGGTTTCGCTTTCTACGCCTTTACTCCACCCACACATGACAAATCCATTGTCCTCTGTGACTTCAAAATCCCATAAATAGTGATTAGAACGTAAAATATTAGAATAGGCTTTCGTCCACAAGCTGTCTCCTTCCGATGTTAGTTTCATCAATATACCAGACAACCGCCCCGAATCTTTGTGATTGCGAGAATGCCCAATGACGACTAAACTTCCGTCTTCTAATTCTCGTACCTCTCGAAAAATATCATCTAATTGCAATCCATTGAGAGCTAAAGTACCTGAATATTTTTTCTCCCATAGCATATTTCCTTCTTTGTCAATTTTGAAAATATATCCATTGGGGTCACTTTCAAGAATAGAATTAGGGTATTGATAACCTACGATTACATATCCATCTTCCACCTCCAATATATCCGAACACTCCTCAAAATAACCATTGCCATAGGTTTCTTCCCATAGCACATTTCCTTCACTATCAATTTGAAAAACCCATATATTCCGATTAGCTACCTCTTGTGAAGTCCAACCCATCACTACATAACCTCCCTCCTCCAGTTCGATAATTTCATTTCCTTGGTCATGTCCATCCAATCTACCGTAATTTTTTTGCCACTGCATATTGCCCAAGCTATCGGTTTTGACAATAAAAGCTTGTCCCAATTCATTGGGAAAATTTACTGAAAAGCCTGTCATAATGAATCCTTTATCTCTTGTAGGAGTCAATTTTCGAGCTCCTTCAGCCAATATTCCCAAATCATAGGTCTGTTCCCATAAAAGTTCTCCTTCCAGAGAAATAGATGCCAAATAATATCTACTATCTGAGAGGGAATCTACTTTTCCTAAAAAAATAAATAGCTTATCATCTATAATAGATAAACTTCCATTCAAATAATCGTAATTGTCTCCTTCCCCATAATTATTCAACATTTGGACTTCTCCCAGTTTATCAATTTTCCAAATAGTATATATATTTTCACCATTACTAAATGAAGAAGGCCCCAAAATAAAATACTTGTCTCCAACACTTACCAGTGACTGCATGGTTTGATAGCCTCCAAGAATATCATAATTTTTATTGAAGTAAGTTTCTTGAGCTGAAATAGTTTGCGATAATAATATAAAAAATAGAATATGTTTCATATACAAATAATTATAAAAAATCCTCAAAACCAAAAAATGATTTTGAGGATTCTTGAATGAATAAAATTATTTGGCAATAACTACCTTGTGGGTAATCATTTGCTGTTCAGATTGGATTTGGAAAAAATAAGTGCCATTTGGAAAATCCATTTCCAAATCATTTTTTCCTTCTACCAAATCTCTTTGTTCCATAAATTGACCAGTGATGTTGTAAATACTTAGTTTTGCTGATTTTACAGTCAATTCTATGGTAACGGCATTGTCCGTCGGATTGGGGTAAATCAGTTTCAAAACTGTTTCGAAAGTCTTGAAACTTTGGCAACGGTTGAAAACCTTGCCAACAATTGAACAACTCACTCCACCACCAATTTCCCACTACTCACTTCTCTCCCTTCAATACGCACCCGATACAAATACAATCCACTTTCCCAATCCTTCAAATCCAACTCCAATTCCTCCTCTCTACTATCCAATCTCCAATTCCCCATTTCTCTCCCCTCCAAATCATACACCTCCAAAACCGCCTCTTTTCCTTT from Chitinophagales bacterium encodes:
- a CDS encoding T9SS type A sorting domain-containing protein translates to MKHILFFILLSQTISAQETYFNKNYDILGGYQTMQSLVSVGDKYFILGPSSFSNGENIYTIWKIDKLGEVQMLNNYGEGDNYDYLNGSLSIIDDKLFIFLGKVDSLSDSRYYLASISLEGELLWEQTYDLGILAEGARKLTPTRDKGFIMTGFSVNFPNELGQAFIVKTDSLGNMQWQKNYGRLDGHDQGNEIIELEEGGYVVMGWTSQEVANRNIWVFQIDSEGNVLWEETYGNGYFEECSDILEVEDGYVIVGYQYPNSILESDPNGYIFKIDKEGNMLWEKKYSGTLALNGLQLDDIFREVRELEDGSLVVIGHSRNHKDSGRLSGILMKLTSEGDSLWTKAYSNILRSNHYLWDFEVTEDNGFVMCGWSKGVESETQDGWVLKVDSLGNTCQPANCDSILTTSIQYEVTTHYPTHFYPNPAQNRVTFQHRLPKGKEAVLDVYDLQGREMGNWRLEIGDLEMDLNVEGWESGLYLYRVRIEGREVSSGKLVVE
- a CDS encoding T9SS type A sorting domain-containing protein produces the protein MKLIYPNPTDNAVTIELTVKSAKLSIYNITGQFMEQRDLVEGKNDLEMDFPNGTYFFQIQSEQQMITHKVVIAK